A window of Canis lupus baileyi chromosome 3, mCanLup2.hap1, whole genome shotgun sequence genomic DNA:
AGGGAGTGAAAGTGGTCTGGTCTCGAGACAAAAGCCTTCGGGCCTGAGCCCAGCCGGCTGGCCACGCGGCCCTGGtcactcccctgcccctgctgggACTTGTTTCTGTTCTCAGTGCTACATGACTGCCAGCCATCCTCAGCTTTGCCAAAATCACATCCTTCGGAAGCCTCAGCTCAGGACTTTAACACTTTAGACTCCGCGGGAAGGTCCTCAAATGCCAAGAAAGAATACTTTGGCTCCCTTGATTTGACAACCTGAAGCTTGGCAGAGAACCCCTTGCCCGGGGCCAACAGGCATCCAGGGCCAAGAGGACACTGTGGTGTCCAGTGCAAAATGCTcatttaatagtatattttaaatacaaataaaacagcCATTTGAATTCCCCGATTTTTTAAAACCCTGTACCCTCCATGCCTTTCTAGACACCAGGAAAGGTGAGTGGGAAAAAGTCAAGTTTGATGCATTGGGAAGTGGGGGCCCGGAGTCAGGGCCACCAGCCACCAACCCGTCCCTGTCCCACCCCCTCCAGCTTTTGACCACATCGGCGGGTATGAGCAGCTGGCGGTCGCCTACGCCCAGGCCATCCCATCCAGGATCATCGCCAACACAACCTGCCACGTGCCGCGTGCAGATGCCATGCACATGTTCCGAGACCCCTACACAGGGGACCTCCCGTGGACTGGGATGACCTTCGGTTTGACCATCATGGCCACCTGGTACTGGTGCACTGACCAGGTGAGTGTCAATGTCGCCATCCACCCCACCTTCCCACCTTCTGGGGTGGGCTCTGGTCCGGGCGGCCCGTCTGCCAATCCCTGGAGCAGCCCCGCAAACACCTGGTTGGTGAGtctgggctggggcagaggcCACGGACCGCAtggccccaggcccagggacAGGATGCTAGGGGTCCTTGCGGTCCCTGGGGGCCTGAGGCCTCCGTTTAGAATCAGAGGAGGCCCACTGGCCACTGCCCGTCCTGGCCTTGAGGTGCTTCGACTGGGACAGTTTGGAGTACGGGATTCCAAAAGGACTTGGGTGCTCCTCAGGGACTCTGCCATCGGCCTGGGGGCTGGCGTTTTGGGCTGgccttggggtcccaggatctgCCAGCGTGCGGGGCATGGGGCCACCCTTGACCTGCCAGGGGTATGGGCCTGCCACGGCGGGGCCCGCTTTCCTGGCCGAGCTCTGGGCGCCGTCAGCAGCAGGGCGGTACCGCAGGGGTCCCGAGGTCCTCATCGGCCGCAGGAAGGCATCTTTATCCCTGGTCCCCGAGACAGGGACTCTGTAGTGGGGGCTCTGCTGGCCCTAGGGAGAAAGAGCAGAAGACAGTGAGGACACCCCAAGCTGGCACGCCTGGCTTTGCCTCTTGGCCTTGCCGCACACCAGCTGGCGGTCCTCGACAGGTTTCACTAcctcgtgcctcagtttccccatgtcaTATGGGAATGATCCCGCCTTTTATGCTTACAGTAAGGGAGGCTTCCGCTGTTCCTGCCCCAGCTTCCTCCATCTGTCAATGGGGTTGGCACCTCGATCTGGGCCAGGAGTTCGagtgagggcaggggctgggtcaTCTTCTGGAGTCTGACTCTTGTTCTCCCTGAGCCGTGAACACACCAGGGGACCCCAGACAGACCACCCCCTCCGAGCAGAAGTTCTGCCTGCCCCAGAAGGCCGGGGGCAGCTCTAGGAAGCACTCTGTGAGGCAAGACACAGCCATCCTGCCTCTGGACCTGCACCCCCAAGGGCCCCACCACCGCGGGATGGAGGAGGAGAGCCTTCCCTGCGAGATAGGCCCAGCCAACCCCATTCCCAGGCCCAGCAGGTAGAACTGGGATCTGCACCCAGAATTGAGTGACGTCCCCCATGGCCATGGCTCCCGTCCAGTGAGCAAAGTGCTCAGTGGGCTCAGCCCTGGCCCAGGCAGGAGGATCGTCTCTGGGCTGTGTCAGTGGAGAGTGATCCAGGTTAGGAGGCTTCAGGAACCCTGAGaggctgggcctcagtttccccagctatAACATGATGCTCCAAGATTGCTGTCTCCCATGTAGGCCTTTAGGGCACAGATGAGCTGACAGCAGGTGTCTGCCCAGCATCTCGGGAGAGCGGAGCCCTCGCCCATGCCCCTCCTCTCTAGGACACCTCTCTTTTCCCCACTCAGCATGGGCCTGGTGTGGCACAGGCATTTCGAGGCGGGATGTCAATCAGGAGAGTTTCCCATGAAGGCCAAGTGAGTCAGCACACTGCCTGGCCTCAAGATCAGGGCTGGCTGGGCCCTACTGCATGGATAGGAAGGTCACACGAGGAGGCCAAGGCAGGCCACGGCTGACCCCAAGGTGGTCCTGACTACCACCAACATTGGGGCCCTACAGCCTGGCCACAGCCTTACTTCCCTGTCGTCCTCCCGCTCAGGGTTTGCCTGGGGGACGGCCAGGTCCTGGCCCAGCACCCTCACAACGTAGGTGCCTTTGCACCGGATCCCGGGTGCCTGGTCctactctgcccctccctggcctcGGTGGCCCTGTCAGAAACGCAGGGAGGCACATGGGCCAGGAGgcttcctggggtcctgccctcTCCAGCAGCATACCTTCTGGCACCTGCTGCTGCTCCATGTCACAGGGAGTCTCCCTCTTAGGAGGTGACAGCACCTGCATCAATCACACAGTGGGCACCTTGTTGTGACCACCAGGCCAGCTCAGGACTTTCCCAAAGAGTGGCACTCAGGGAACTCGTGAGCAGCCAGGCACGGGCTTGGCCATCTACACGGCAGCAAGCCCGTGGGTCAGTGGTAgtatcccattttgcagatgaggaccCAGGGGCTCGGGCAGGTTAAGCGGCTGAGCACGAGGAGTGAATGCCAGCTCTGGCCAAGCCTGTGCTCAGAGGTGCTGGGGATGCGGTAGCCCGCTGACCCAGGGAAGGTCCCGGCCTCGCTGCCCGATGCTCGCTCTGCCGGGGCAGTGAGCCTCAGCATCTCCAGCTGCAGAATGGGGTGACAGCAGCTTCCCCCACTACCTCCTAAAACGGGCCACTGTGAGTATTGAATGAAATAGTGGGATTTGATGCATGGGGTTTTAGgaaaatgctttttctctctcatgagGAGTGCAGGGCTCTTGCAACCACAGGATATCTGAGGGGAAGGGTCTACAGAGAGCTGTATCTAACCCACTCACTGCCCAGacagggacactgaggcccaaGGTGAGGCAGGGACTTGTCCCAAGTCAGAGGCAGTTGCTGGAGAAGCAGGAGTGAAGCCAGCATGTCCTGCACACTCAGGACCCCCACTTCTGCACCCTGTTCCACCAGGAGCTGAGTCTCAGAGGGAAATGCTGGGAATTATCCATTCAACTAGCATGTttggaaaataagtgaaaaatcaCAGATTCTCACTCCTGAACTGCAGGTGGTGATTTACAGCACAGaacacctggggcacctgggtggctcagtggttgagcatctgccttcggctcagggcgtgatcccaggatcacttctgggatcgagtcctgcatcgggctccctctgtagggagcttgcttctccctctgcctgtgtctctgcctctctctgtgagtgtctcatgaataaataaaattttaaaaataaataaagttttaaaaataaataaattgcaaaacaCCCAATGAAAAATACTTAAACGTAACAGTTGTAGACTGTACAACCCTATAAACATACTGAAACCACTGAATCGTACGGTTTACATGAATATATCTCTATAAAGCTGTTCAaagttacacttaaaaaaaaaccacacaacgAAAAAATCACTTCAGAGCTGGGAGGGATCTCAGAGATGCCATTGCTTCCAATGATTGGTCCTGTCCCTCTTCCCGTCCTGCAGatctggaaactgaggcccagtcAGGATTTGCCTAGGGCTACATGTGGAGCTGCGCTGGGGCAGCTCCTAGCATCCCTCCACTGCCTGACCACAAGCTCCCCCAAACCCCAGGGTTTAAAGCTCCAGACCTCGGCCAGAGATGTAACACTGGTGTCAGTGTGTGCTCCTGGCACATACAAGAGTGTGCAGCCACTCTCACGGGGCGCAGGAGATGGGGGTGAGGGGTCCCAGGTCCCGTCCCACCAGGGTGGCCTCCGGCCCTGACAAGTGCCAGTGTGTCAGGCCAAGCAGGATCATGCTTTCCCTCCTCAACAGACACATGAGGAGACTGAGTCTGAGCCCCTGGAACGGCATGATCTTGCTTCTGGTGGGAATGCTGTCGGGGATCAGGCTGCCATTGCCTCCGGCAGCCCGAGGGCTAACAGGACAGCACCCTCTCTCCCGCCACCCCCTGAGCACAGCATAGAGAAACCCCAGCTCAGGTGCTCCTGAGGGGGCCTGGGGCTCACCCCCTTCTCGCGCCCCCAGGTCATCGTGCAGCGCTCGCTGTCCGCCAGGGACCTGAACCACGCCAAGGCAGGCTCCATCCTGGCCAGCTACCTCAAGATGCTGCCCATGGGCCTGATCATCATGCCAGGCATGATCAGCCGTGCGCTCTTCCCAGGTAGGACGGCCACGGGGCTGGGCCGAGGCTGCAGGGCGCCCACACTTCTGTGTCCTTGACCTACAGCGGTCATCAGGAGGAGAGGCAAAGCACGAATGTGGGCTGTTTCCTGGtccaggggagaggggaggacaaTGGTCCCCAGGGCCATAATCAAAGGGACTGGCATGGTAGTGGCTTGACATAAAAGGTCCAGACGAGGACCACTTGCTGCCGTGTGACCTTGGGGGGCGTACAGGGCCATGTCTGTGCTGTAGGCAAACAGGGAGTGGACCACCCGACGGCAGGGCAGAGTCGACTCCCTGAAACTCGAGCATcagaaatttctgtattttaagtaCGTTTCCTCTCAGCTCCCAGGAGCCGGCTTCGGTTGCCCTTATGGGGTGCTGGGGCGGTGGGTCCCAGCGTTGGTAAGGACTAGTCGCATGTGCGGCCCTGGGTGGTTGCTACCTACCCCCTGCCCCGGTGGGGACCCCTCGTGTGCAGGGACCCCCACTCACCTGTGTCTCCTTGTCCATGGAATGTGGAGCCTGTGTCCTCCTTGGGGTagctgcctcttctctctcccgACCTGGGGCCCATGGTAAACCACCCAGGGGTCCACCAAAGGTCCCTCGGGTCATGTGGGGTGCACTCAGCTGTCGGCGGGGGGTCTGGGCTGGCCCGTTGGCTACCTGCTCTGAGTGGCGCCTCTGGAGAGGAACCGAGCGCCCCCTCACCTCAAAATACTCGTCTGACACAGAAGAGGAGGCCGCCGAGGGCCGCTGGGGGCCGGGGCTGTGGCCAGAGCTGCCTGAGAGGCTGTCCTGGTCACTGAGGGTCACATagtcatcatcatcttcatcctcCTCCCCATCTAGCCCGTTGGGGATCGCTGTTCCCTGGCCATCAGGGTCATCCTGGGTCAGAGACACCTGCCTCTGGAGTGGGGCATGGCCTGAGCTCCGTGTCCGGGGGGATGCGTGGTCTGTCCCATTCTGGGGCATCTTCTCTGCTGGGGTCTCCAGGGCCCAGTCAACACCGCCGTTGTCCTGGGCAAGTAGGTCTGCCACAGGGACCGTCCGGGGCTTGGGCACGGGGGGCTGTGGCTCGGGATCCCCCTGGGAAAGGCCGTTCTCAGCCAGGGCCCCATCCTGGGGGGCACTGGGCCCAGGGGCGGGGCTGCAGTCCTGGCTTTGCCTCCACAGTTGGGTGCCAGCCTGGGATGTGTCTCGGATCTTGATGCGGTTCATCTGGCTGGGCTGGGGGTTCCAGATGTTCGGGTCAATGATATTGATGTAGCCCAGGATGTCACTGCCGGGCTCCGGGTCCGGCTCCACCCACGTGGGCAGGTATTCGAACATGTTGGCTCGTTCCAGGTGGAGCAGCCCGGGGTGGACCGGCGGGGGTGCCTCCGGGAGGTCTCCGGGCCGCTCAGCCAGTGCGGCGCCCCGCAGCCCAGGGGGCTTCTTCACCTCCTGCTTCTCAGAGGAGGTCTTGGCGATTTCGTCGGCGCTCTTGGCCTTGACCAGCGCGTACTTGGGGTTGACCAGCTTCTTGGCTACGGTGCCTGAGGGCACCAGCGGTACCACGGAGGGCAGCACGACGGGGTCTGGCTCTGGCTCCTTCTCCATGGGGATGCCCTTGAGGCTGACGCCATGGGACATGAGGTACAGCTCCTGGAACTGCCGGTCGAACATCTCCACCACCTGGCCGGATAGCACGGAGATCACGTTCCGGTCCGTCCTTGCAGCCGACCACGTGAAGCTGCAGCACAGAGAGACAGGGTGGCCTGGTCAGGCACACGGGGGACAGTTTCCTCCCTCCAGCCTTGGGTTCCCGGTCTAGGGAGTCCTCCCCAGCCACTGCGCACTCACAGGCCGGGGCTCATCGGACTGGAGATGGGGGCCTGGATGGAAACAagtgagcagaggcagagaagagcaCGAGCCTTGGGGTCAGACCTGAGCCCGGGACGAGTCGCTTGTgctggggctgcccccacctGTGTAACACAGCACAATGTGGCACTTCTCTGGGCTGTGCAAGCACCCCGTAAGGCCGGTTGCAGAATGCCTGGTACAGCCCTGCTGTCCTCCAGCACCCAGGAGACAGGTGCTGGCACCAGTGGCTTTGCTGCATGGATGGGCATGGCTAGGGGCAGCCCCCACCCTGCTGGCCCCCATACAGGGGGGTTTGTGGAGCTGGGCTATGGCCATCCTGGCCCATCCTGGAGGCGGCTCTCTGAGTGACCGCCCTGTGTGCCTGGCCCACACCCATGTCCAGGCCAGTGACACTACTGGCTGGAACACCAGTCTTAAGGACAAAAGCCCTCCCCTGCCTGCTTCTGGAGATAGGCTGGCGGTGTGCGGGTGTGCCCCAGCCCTGCTTACACCTTAGCAGTTTGGGGACCAATGAACCGGAATAACCAGGGTGTCATAAGGCAGGATTAAGGGCAGAAACCATCTGGGAACAGGAGCCACCTCTGTCCCCAGCCCCTAGAAAGCTCGAGAGTCACCTGTAGGAGCCACAGATGGCCCGGTCTCCATCCACGAACATGAACTTCTGGGCCAGGGCCCCCTTGAACTTGGTAGCCGACCGTGTGAAGAACTCTGTTCCCCCACTGCTCCGCACCCTGAGAttctgtgttgggggacaggaggCACAATTACAtgttggcagggctgggggtgggcagcaACCTCCTCCTGGGGCTCAAAAAGGGCTTcggggggtgggagggttggATGGGGAAGGACAAAGCAGTAAGCCCTGGAGAAAGGGGTGGTGATTGTGGGGACCACAGGGTCTGGCCCAAAGTGGAAAGTGGTGGCAAGACAGAAGGAGTGGGGCCAGCGACAAAAGGCGTGGCCTGCAGGGTGTCCACAGAGCAGACATGGGCAGGACAAGAGCTGTGGGGCCAGGCCAGCACAGACAAGCTGCTGCAGGGTCTTGAGCGGAAGGGGCATGCAGACGCATTTTAGCAAAATCCCACGGGGTCTGTGTggccggggaggagggaggcctgcCTTCAGGCTTTCCCAGGGTGAGTAAGCGGCCGGGCCTCTCTCCCAGTCTTCCCCACACGGCTGTCTCACTGTCCCTGCTGAGCCCCACTCACTGAGGACAGCTCCCAGCAAACTCCCCTATTTCCTGACAGGCCGCTCACTACCTGCTACGCACTCCTCACTGGGCTTGCACTGTGGCTCAGAGCCAGTTGGAGAGGCCCCCAGGGACCATGGGAAGGGGAGCTAAGACCCAGAGGGAGGAGATGGAGTCTCCCAGGTGTCACGAGCCGACCGGGCCCACCCCTACCTCAGGTCCGAGCTGGGTAGCTCCTGCCTTTCTCTGGACCCCGGCCACGGAAgggcccttcctccctccccggTGTGTGCTCTGTGGGGCACTGCAGGGCTGAGTGCTGGCTTCCCTTCCACCAGGAGGACTGGTGTCAGGCTGGAAATTTCATTTTGCACCCAAACCCCAGTGGGTCTGACACCTGCCCAGGGACGAGTCACTCCCTCCGAAAGGGATCCGTGCCAACTTCAAGCACGGGGCTGTTACCCCTTCTGCGCCTCCCCTGTCACCCTCGCCTATTCACTAGGTTTATTAACTGCCCGCCCATTCACGCACTCCTTGACCCCTGCCAAGACCCCAGCAGCAGACCAAGAGGGCTGTGACAAGGACCCCAcgctggaggtgggggaggaggcagatgAGTAAGAACTATAGGtctggggggctggggcaggctcCCGGAGGCGGCTGACATCTGGAAGACGAGGATGAGTGGGTCGGGTGGGAAGAGGGTGCAGCATTCCAAACACAGGAACACAAAGGCCTGGCAACAAGAACAGCATCTAGGACCTGCGAGGACTTTGCAGGAGGAGGGTGGGCGACAGAGCCTGCAGAGCGGGCTGGGCCACATGTCGAAGAAAGACCCTACACCTGCTTAAGGGCCTGGCTCGGGCCTGGGGGCAGTAGGGAGCCACGAAGGGATTCAGGGCAGGAAGTGACCAGGTTAGAGCTGCCCGTAAGAACAGTCCTGGCATCCAGCAGGGGGGTGCATGAAGTGAACGGGGAGCAGGAGGTGGATAGGGAGGGGGCTTCTGTGGGTGAGGGAGTGCACGGCCTGAGTCAGGGCAGGGGTGACGGGGAGAAGGGAATGGGTCTGAGAGGGCCAGAGCCTACCCTCCGCTCGGGCCCCAGCCCAAGGGCGCTCCTTTGTCTGTTCCTTCTGTGAAAGTCCCAGAC
This region includes:
- the FAM83G gene encoding protein FAM83G isoform X4, with the protein product MAFSQVQCLDDSHVNWRSSESKPEFFYSEEQRLALEALVARGREAFYEVLKRENIRDFLSELELKRILETIEVYDPGSEDLRGDVRSRGPEDDGVGDSEEASRAGGDATQAEPPPSLEYWPQKSDRSIPQLDLGWPDTIAYRGVTRASVYMQPPIDGQAHIKEVVRKMISQAQKVIAVVMDMFTDVDIFKDLLDAGFKRKVAVYIIVDESNVKYFLHMCERARMHLGHLKNLRVRSSGGTEFFTRSATKFKGALAQKFMFVDGDRAICGSYSFTWSAARTDRNVISVLSGQVVEMFDRQFQELYLMSHGVSLKGIPMEKEPEPDPVVLPSVVPLVPSGTVAKKLVNPKYALVKAKSADEIAKTSSEKQEVKKPPGLRGAALAERPGDLPEAPPPVHPGLLHLERANMFEYLPTWVEPDPEPGSDILGYINIIDPNIWNPQPSQMNRIKIRDTSQAGTQLWRQSQDCSPAPGPSAPQDGALAENGLSQGDPEPQPPVPKPRTVPVADLLAQDNGGVDWALETPAEKMPQNGTDHASPRTRSSGHAPLQRQVSLTQDDPDGQGTAIPNGLDGEEDEDDDDYVTLSDQDSLSGSSGHSPGPQRPSAASSSVSDEYFEVRGRSVPLQRRHSEQVANGPAQTPRRQLSAPHMTRGTFGGPLGGLPWAPGREREEAATPRRTQAPHSMDKETQVKDTEVWAPCSLGPAPWPSYLGRAHG
- the FAM83G gene encoding protein FAM83G isoform X1 encodes the protein MAFSQVQCLDDSHVNWRSSESKPEFFYSEEQRLALEALVARGREAFYEVLKRENIRDFLSELELKRILETIEVYDPGSEDLRGDVRSRGPEDDGVGDSEEASRAGGDATQAEPPPSLEYWPQKSDRSIPQLDLGWPDTIAYRGVTRASVYMQPPIDGQAHIKEVVRKMISQAQKVIAVVMDMFTDVDIFKDLLDAGFKRKVAVYIIVDESNVKYFLHMCERARMHLGHLKNLRVRSSGGTEFFTRSATKFKGALAQKFMFVDGDRAICGSYSFTWSAARTDRNVISVLSGQVVEMFDRQFQELYLMSHGVSLKGIPMEKEPEPDPVVLPSVVPLVPSGTVAKKLVNPKYALVKAKSADEIAKTSSEKQEVKKPPGLRGAALAERPGDLPEAPPPVHPGLLHLERANMFEYLPTWVEPDPEPGSDILGYINIIDPNIWNPQPSQMNRIKIRDTSQAGTQLWRQSQDCSPAPGPSAPQDGALAENGLSQGDPEPQPPVPKPRTVPVADLLAQDNGGVDWALETPAEKMPQNGTDHASPRTRSSGHAPLQRQVSLTQDDPDGQGTAIPNGLDGEEDEDDDDYVTLSDQDSLSGSSGHSPGPQRPSAASSSVSDEYFEVRGRSVPLQRRHSEQVANGPAQTPRRQLSAPHMTRGTFGGPLGGLPWAPGREREEAATPRRTQAPHSMDKETQGQQSPHYRVPVSGTRDKDAFLRPMRTSGPLRYRPAADGAQSSARKAGPAVAGPYPWQVKGGPMPRTLADPGTPRPAQNASPQADGRVPEEHPSPFGIPYSKLSQSKHLKARTGSGQWASSDSKRRPQAPRDRKDP
- the FAM83G gene encoding protein FAM83G isoform X2, which gives rise to MAFSQVQCLDDSHVNWRSSESKPEFFYSEEQRLALEALVARGREAFYEVLKRENIRDFLSELELKRILETIEVYDPGSEDLRGDVRSRGPEDDGVGDSEEASRAGGDATQAEPPPSLEYWPQKSDRSIPQLDLGWPDTIAYRGVTRASVYMQPPIDGQAHIKEVVRKMISQAQKVIAVVMDMFTDVDIFKDLLDAGFKRKVAVYIIVDESNVKYFLHMCERARMHLGHLKNLRVRSSGGTEFFTRSATKFKGALAQKFMFVDGDRAICGSYSFTWSAARTDRNVISVLSGQVVEMFDRQFQELYLMSHGVSLKGIPMEKEPEPDPVVLPSVVPLVPSGTVAKKLVNPKYALVKAKSADEIAKTSSEKQEVKKPPGLRGAALAERPGDLPEAPPPVHPGLLHLERANMFEYLPTWVEPDPEPGSDILGYINIIDPNIWNPQPSQMNRIKIRDTSQAGTQLWRQSQDCSPAPGPSAPQDGALAENGLSQGDPEPQPPVPKPRTVPVADLLAQDNGGVDWALETPAEKMPQNGTDHASPRTRSSGHAPLQRQVSLTQDDPDGQGTAIPNGLDGEEDEDDDDYVTLSDQDSLSGSSGHSPGPQRPSAASSSVSDEYFEGQQSPHYRVPVSGTRDKDAFLRPMRTSGPLRYRPAADGAQSSARKAGPAVAGPYPWQVKGGPMPRTLADPGTPRPAQNASPQADGRVPEEHPSPFGIPYSKLSQSKHLKARTGSGQWASSDSKRRPQAPRDRKDP
- the FAM83G gene encoding protein FAM83G isoform X3 — protein: MAFSQVQCLDDSHVNWRSSESKPEFFYSEEQRLALEALVARGREAFYEVLKRENIRDFLSELELKRILETIEVYDPGSEDLRGDVRSRGPEDDGVGDSEEASRAGGDATQAEPPPSLEYWPQKSDRSIPQLDLGWPDTIAYRGVTRASVYMQPPIDGQAHIKEVVRKMISQAQKVIAVVMDMFTDVDIFKDLLDAGFKRKVAVYIIVDESNVKYFLHMCERARMHLGHLKNLRVRSSGGTEFFTRSATKFKGALAQKFMFVDGDRAICGSYSFTWSAARTDRNVISVLSGQVVEMFDRQFQELYLMSHGVSLKGIPMEKEPEPDPVVLPSVVPLVPSGTVAKKLVNPKYALVKAKSADEIAKTSSEKQEVKKPPGLRGAALAERPGDLPEAPPPVHPGLLHLERANMFEYLPTWVEPDPEPGSDILGYINIIDPNIWNPQPSQMNRIKIRDTSQAGTQLWRQSQDCSPAPGPSAPQDGALAENGLSQGDPEPQPPVPKPRTVPVADLLAQDNGGVDWALETPAEKMPQNGTDHASPRTRSSGHAPLQRQVSLTQDDPDGQGTAIPNGLDGEEDEDDDDYVTLSDQDSLSGSSGHSPGPQRPSAASSSVSDEYFEVRGRSVPLQRRHSEQVANGPAQTPRRQLSAPHMTRGTFGGPLGGLPWAPGREREEAATPRRTQAPHSMDKETQVLSPPKRETPCDMEQQQVPEGPAEPPLQSPCLGDQG